The candidate division KSB1 bacterium nucleotide sequence TCCGTTGCTAAATTATTGAGTTGCGGTCCAAGGCGCTATGTTAATCAGTTGCCTAATTTTTCTCTAAAGATGTTTAGCTACACGTAAACAAAGATTTTCTAAAAGATGTGATTACAATTGAACGGTTCATGACATGAATATCAAAATGATATTGGAAATTACCACGGATATAATTTGATTAATTTATAGATTATCCGTATAAATACTTAATTCCTTTACTGATAAAATTAATAGTTTTTGAGTTCATATTGAATGAATAAAATGAGCCATCTTAATTTCGCCATATATTTAATTACAATTTATTTTGGTTTTGGGAATCAAGAAATAAAAAATAATCCCCAAAGTAGATTTCGACTCGACCATATCAACATCGCCGTTAAGGATTTGGAGAAAGCAAAGCAGCGCTATCAAGACTTGGGTTTTTCCATCAAACCGGGAAAAAGATCTCCTTTCGAAATGGTATTCCAATTTCATCATCGAGAACCCCCGAGGTGCCGGCGCTTTTTGCGCTTTGAAAGTGGAGCAGCCTGCTGATCTGGA carries:
- a CDS encoding VOC family protein, which encodes MSHLNFAIYLITIYFGFGNQEIKNNPQSRFRLDHINIAVKDLEKAKQRYQDLGFSIKPGKRSPFEMVFQFHHREPPRCRRFLRFESGAAC